The following nucleotide sequence is from Sphingomonas swuensis.
AGCGGGGGCAGGGCGGCGAGCTTGCGGGCCAGGGCGTCCACCTCGGCGTCGAGCGCCTCGTCGTCGACGCACTTCCAGATGAGGCCCCACTCGGCTGCCTTTTCCGCCGGCAGCGGCTCGGCGGTCAGCGCGAGCCCGAGCGCGCGGGCCTGGCCGACCATCCGCGGCAAGTGCCAGCTTCCGCCGCTGTCGGGAATGAGCCCCAGTGTCGCGAAGCTCTGGATGAACTTGGCCGAGCGCGCGGCGACCACCAGGTCGCAGGCCAGCGCGACGTTGGCCCCGGCTCCCGCCGCGACTCCGTTCACCCGCGCGATCACCGGCTGCGCCATGGTCGAGAGCCGGGTGATCAGCGGGTTCCAGCTCTGCTCGACCGTCTCCCCCAGATCCACGGCCTGCCCTGGCGCGACCGCCCGATCGTTGAGGTCCTGCCCGGCACAGAAGCCGCGGCCCGCCCCGGTGAGCACGATCACTCGGGCGCTGTTCGCGACCGCATCGAGCGCATCGCGCAACTCGGCATGCATCGCGGCGGTAAAGCTGTTCAGCCGCTCGGGCCGGTTGAGCGTGATACGGGCGATCCCGTCCGCTTCGTCGACCAGCAGCGTGTCGTAAGCCATCAGGCGACTTCCTCGACCAGCCCTTCGGCGATGAATTGGGCCAGCAGCTCTGCCACCTCGGTCCGGCAGAGCTCCTCGTCGACGTCGTAGCTTTCGCGCAGCAAGGCCACCAGCTCGGCCAGGGTGGCCGGCTGCTCCAGTCCCTGCCAGACGG
It contains:
- the paaG gene encoding 2-(1,2-epoxy-1,2-dihydrophenyl)acetyl-CoA isomerase PaaG, whose amino-acid sequence is MAYDTLLVDEADGIARITLNRPERLNSFTAAMHAELRDALDAVANSARVIVLTGAGRGFCAGQDLNDRAVAPGQAVDLGETVEQSWNPLITRLSTMAQPVIARVNGVAAGAGANVALACDLVVAARSAKFIQSFATLGLIPDSGGSWHLPRMVGQARALGLALTAEPLPAEKAAEWGLIWKCVDDEALDAEVDALARKLAALPPLGLAAIKQIIRTTSERTLPQELAVQASEMRRLGFTDDYREGVAAFLEKRPATYHGR
- a CDS encoding PqqD family protein → MTRYQRSADALSADVGDDVVALQAVRGFAYGMEGVTAAVWQGLEQPATLAELVALLRESYDVDEELCRTEVAELLAQFIAEGLVEEVA